Proteins encoded within one genomic window of Acidovorax sp. 107:
- a CDS encoding H-NS histone family protein, whose amino-acid sequence MTSYKELLKQREALEQQISEARRRELSDAVAQVRALVAEYGLTAQDVFPAGKAAGKVGRSSTAGTKVAPKYRDPATGQTWTGRGKAPKWIQNENREKFAI is encoded by the coding sequence ATGACCAGCTACAAAGAACTTTTGAAGCAGCGTGAAGCGCTTGAGCAACAAATCAGCGAAGCCCGTCGCCGAGAATTGTCGGATGCTGTCGCCCAAGTGCGCGCTCTGGTGGCCGAATATGGTCTGACCGCCCAGGACGTGTTCCCTGCGGGCAAGGCTGCAGGCAAGGTTGGCCGCAGTTCTACTGCAGGCACCAAAGTGGCGCCCAAATACCGTGACCCTGCCACCGGCCAGACTTGGACCGGCCGCGGCAAGGCCCCCAAGTGGATTCAAAACGAAAACCGCGAAAAATTCGCCATCTGA
- a CDS encoding helix-turn-helix domain-containing protein produces the protein MTSTPATPVTPSRRTPRHPLPHRAAAAGLASFGDHLRTWRQQRHLSQLELADEADISTRHVSFMETGRTNPSRDMVLRLCERLAIPLRERNALLVAAGYAPMYRERALDDPALAAARQAVELVLKGHEPCPAIALDRCWNVVAANRAAQALLAAHVSPELLAPPVNVFRLSLHPQGLASRIANLAQWRHHLFERLRQQIQATADPALLALQAELLEYPTPDESAPLVMEGEMLGVVMPFCFKSVHGMLSLISTTTIFGTPVDVTLQELAVESFFPADAFTAEVLRKMAQQYGAG, from the coding sequence ATGACATCCACACCGGCCACACCTGTCACCCCTTCCCGTCGAACCCCGCGCCATCCGCTGCCGCACCGGGCTGCGGCGGCGGGGCTTGCCAGTTTTGGTGACCACCTGCGCACGTGGCGCCAGCAGCGGCACCTGAGCCAGCTGGAGCTGGCCGACGAAGCGGACATCTCCACACGCCATGTGAGCTTCATGGAGACTGGCCGCACCAACCCCAGTCGCGACATGGTGCTGCGCCTGTGCGAGCGCCTGGCCATCCCGCTGCGCGAGCGCAATGCCCTGCTGGTAGCAGCGGGCTATGCCCCGATGTACCGCGAACGCGCGCTGGACGACCCCGCCCTGGCTGCCGCGCGCCAGGCGGTGGAGCTGGTTCTCAAGGGCCACGAGCCCTGCCCCGCCATCGCGCTCGACCGCTGCTGGAACGTGGTGGCCGCCAACCGCGCTGCGCAAGCCCTGCTGGCTGCGCACGTCAGCCCCGAACTGCTTGCGCCGCCCGTCAATGTGTTTCGCCTGAGCCTGCACCCGCAGGGCCTGGCTTCACGCATTGCCAATCTGGCGCAATGGCGCCACCACCTGTTCGAGCGCCTGCGCCAGCAGATTCAGGCCACCGCCGACCCGGCGTTGCTGGCACTGCAGGCCGAACTGCTCGAATACCCCACGCCCGATGAATCTGCTCCGCTCGTCATGGAGGGTGAAATGCTGGGGGTGGTGATGCCTTTTTGTTTCAAGAGCGTGCACGGCATGCTGTCGCTCATCAGTACCACCACGATATTCGGCACCCCGGTGGATGTGACCTTGCAGGAGTTGGCGGTGGAGTCGTTTTTCCCGGCCGATGCATTTACTGCAGAGGTACTGCGAAAGATGGCGCAGCAATATGGTGCCGGTTGA
- a CDS encoding aconitate hydratase: protein MASSSKLQATPSSKPVRHVFANTLKGFKTASGKEGKLYSLPALAKQFPQIQRLPVSIRIVLESVLRNCDGRKVTAEHVQQLAHWAPNAERKDEIPFVVSRVVLQDFTGVPLLADLAAMRSVAAKLGKNPKKIEPLVPVDLVVDHSIMVDHYGKKNSLDLNMKLEFQRNRERYEFMKWGMQAFDTFGVVPPGFGIVHQVNLEYLARGVHKRKDGVYYPDTLVGTDSHTTMINGIGVVGWGVGGIEAEAAMLGQPVYFLTPDVVGFEMTGQLREGVTATDLVLTVTELLRQHKVVGKFVEFFGEGTRTLALPDRATIGNMAPEYGATMGFFPVDEKTIDYFKGTGRTKGEIEAFEAYFKAQGLFGVPLAGEVDYSQVVRLDLGSVTPSLAGPKRPQDRIELGKVSSQFADLFSKPNAQNGFNRPAELLHTRHHIHRAAEVVADVAPDGKPTPAGAPRSMVEMEANKPALATAHDQARTATLPAKGADPTVGNGDVLIAAITSCTNTSNPSVLLAAGLLAKKAVEAGLKVQPHIKTSLAPGSRIVTEYLTQTGLLPYLEKLGFALAGYGCTTCIGNAGDLTPELNEVITSNDLVCAAVLSGNRNFEARIHPNLKANFLASPPLVVAYAIAGTVLKDLMTEPVGKGKGGCDVYLGDIWPTSDEVHALLKFAMNGKAFRENYAKVATDPGALWEKIKGVGGTAYTWPASTYIAEPPFFAQFALDQGAAAASAVHGARIMALFGDSITTDHISPAGSIKESSPAGQWLLQHGVKKADFNSYGARRGNHDVMVRGTFANVRIKNLMIPPQSDGSREEGGVTVFQNEGPLQGEKMFIFDAAMQYMAQKTPTVVFAGEEYGTGSSRDWAAKGTQLLGIKAVVARSFERIHRSNLVGMGVLPLQFKAGDSWETLGLTGNEVIDVVPDAALTPQSDARLVIHHADGTRREVTVTLRIDTPIEVDYYQAGGILPFVLRQLLEG from the coding sequence ATGGCCTCATCGTCGAAGCTGCAAGCCACCCCATCGTCCAAGCCCGTCCGCCACGTCTTTGCCAACACCCTCAAGGGCTTCAAGACCGCATCGGGCAAGGAGGGCAAGCTCTACTCCCTGCCCGCGCTGGCCAAGCAGTTCCCGCAGATCCAGCGCCTGCCCGTGTCGATCCGCATCGTGCTCGAATCGGTACTGCGCAACTGCGATGGCCGCAAGGTGACGGCCGAGCATGTGCAGCAACTGGCCCACTGGGCGCCGAACGCCGAGCGCAAGGACGAGATCCCCTTTGTGGTCTCGCGCGTAGTGCTGCAGGACTTCACCGGCGTGCCACTGCTGGCCGACCTGGCCGCCATGCGCAGCGTGGCCGCCAAACTGGGCAAGAACCCCAAGAAGATCGAACCCCTGGTGCCCGTAGATCTGGTGGTAGACCACTCCATCATGGTGGACCACTACGGCAAGAAGAACTCGCTCGACCTGAACATGAAGCTCGAATTCCAGCGCAATCGCGAGCGCTACGAGTTCATGAAATGGGGCATGCAGGCCTTTGACACCTTTGGCGTAGTGCCCCCGGGCTTCGGCATCGTGCACCAGGTCAACCTCGAATACCTGGCGCGCGGCGTGCACAAGCGCAAAGATGGCGTCTACTACCCCGACACCCTGGTGGGCACCGACAGCCACACCACCATGATCAACGGTATTGGCGTGGTGGGCTGGGGCGTGGGCGGCATCGAGGCCGAGGCTGCCATGCTGGGGCAGCCCGTGTACTTCCTCACCCCCGATGTGGTGGGCTTCGAGATGACGGGCCAGCTGCGCGAGGGCGTGACCGCCACCGACCTGGTGCTGACGGTGACCGAGCTGCTGCGCCAGCACAAGGTGGTGGGCAAGTTCGTCGAATTTTTCGGCGAAGGCACGCGCACCCTGGCGTTGCCCGACCGCGCCACCATCGGCAACATGGCGCCCGAATACGGCGCCACCATGGGCTTCTTTCCGGTGGACGAAAAGACCATCGACTACTTCAAGGGCACGGGCCGTACCAAGGGCGAGATCGAGGCCTTCGAGGCCTACTTCAAGGCGCAGGGACTGTTTGGCGTGCCCCTGGCGGGCGAGGTAGACTACTCGCAGGTGGTGAGGCTTGACCTGGGTAGCGTGACGCCCAGCCTCGCCGGCCCCAAGCGCCCGCAAGACCGCATCGAGCTGGGCAAGGTCAGTAGCCAGTTTGCTGATCTGTTCAGCAAGCCCAATGCACAAAACGGCTTCAACCGCCCGGCGGAGCTGCTGCACACGCGCCATCACATCCACCGCGCCGCCGAGGTGGTCGCCGACGTGGCGCCAGACGGCAAGCCCACCCCGGCGGGTGCTCCGCGCTCGATGGTGGAGATGGAGGCCAACAAACCCGCCCTGGCCACCGCACACGATCAGGCCCGCACGGCCACATTGCCCGCCAAGGGGGCTGACCCTACCGTGGGCAATGGTGATGTGCTGATTGCCGCCATCACCAGCTGCACCAACACCAGCAACCCCAGCGTGCTGCTGGCCGCAGGCCTCTTGGCCAAGAAGGCGGTGGAGGCGGGGCTCAAGGTGCAGCCGCACATCAAGACCTCGCTGGCGCCGGGCTCGCGCATCGTCACCGAATACCTTACGCAGACCGGGTTGCTGCCCTACCTGGAAAAGCTGGGCTTCGCGTTGGCAGGCTATGGCTGCACCACCTGCATTGGCAACGCGGGCGACCTCACGCCCGAGCTGAACGAGGTCATCACTAGCAACGACCTGGTATGCGCGGCCGTGCTCTCGGGCAACCGCAACTTCGAGGCGCGCATCCATCCCAACCTCAAGGCCAACTTCCTGGCCAGTCCGCCGCTGGTGGTGGCTTACGCCATTGCGGGCACGGTGCTCAAGGACCTGATGACCGAGCCCGTGGGCAAAGGCAAGGGCGGGTGTGATGTGTACCTGGGTGACATCTGGCCCACCAGCGACGAAGTGCATGCGCTGCTGAAGTTCGCCATGAACGGCAAGGCCTTCCGCGAGAACTACGCCAAGGTGGCCACCGACCCCGGTGCGCTGTGGGAGAAGATCAAGGGCGTGGGCGGCACCGCCTACACATGGCCCGCCAGCACCTACATTGCCGAGCCGCCGTTTTTTGCCCAGTTTGCGCTCGACCAGGGCGCGGCGGCCGCGTCTGCCGTGCACGGCGCGCGCATCATGGCGCTGTTTGGCGACTCCATCACCACCGACCACATCTCGCCCGCGGGCTCGATCAAGGAGAGTTCGCCAGCCGGCCAGTGGTTGCTGCAGCACGGCGTGAAGAAGGCCGATTTCAACAGCTATGGTGCCCGCCGGGGCAACCACGATGTGATGGTACGGGGCACCTTTGCCAACGTGCGCATCAAGAACCTCATGATCCCGCCGCAGTCCGACGGCTCGCGCGAGGAAGGTGGCGTCACGGTGTTCCAGAACGAGGGGCCGCTGCAGGGCGAGAAGATGTTCATCTTTGACGCGGCCATGCAATACATGGCGCAGAAGACGCCCACCGTGGTGTTCGCAGGCGAAGAGTACGGCACGGGCTCCAGCCGCGACTGGGCCGCCAAGGGCACGCAGCTGCTGGGCATCAAGGCCGTGGTGGCGCGCAGCTTTGAGCGCATCCACCGCTCCAACCTGGTGGGCATGGGCGTGCTGCCGCTGCAGTTCAAGGCAGGCGATTCGTGGGAGACACTGGGCCTGACGGGCAATGAGGTGATTGACGTGGTGCCTGACGCTGCACTCACCCCGCAAAGCGATGCACGCCTGGTTATCCACCATGCCGATGGCACACGCCGGGAGGTGACGGTGACCCTGCGCATCGACACCCCCATCGAGGTGGACTATTACCAGGCCGGGGGCATCCTGCCCTTTGTGTTGCGCCAGCTGCTGGAGGGTTGA
- a CDS encoding EAL domain-containing protein, whose protein sequence is MPPPNRPPTVRVPWSDAPAITVVLVVAVLALVVLPLAQMLGDGVGTQHGLEPFLELVAVLLGLLVVSVSLHALEAPEQARANVLVVGFGIAAACNFLHGVLAHSGDAQMPSGNADISLWLSTWARVAEVLTLGLTATRLSAPGPSRAWLAVAGGVTLVLAGSSLGPLPQWFAHAAEGALRQAVAAGLALALGACAVLLHRRSRREEFPRERLFAWAATAFVGGEVTVGVFGGHSTLGGVLAHGFRVVAYALLYQAVFEAGIRRPFARIQEAESRLRESEGRLSLLGRNLPHSVLFQIVRELDGRVHCVHMGEAIERLNGVSAEDVLRDAGVLYRQILPEDLDRLRQAERQSYLSMTSLEAVFRLRRTDGQVRWMHLSSSPRRLQDGRVLWDGVQTDITAHHQAEEAAHAQQALMANTLRHVPGGVSRIDRDLRVLYVNEQQARWLYTTPQALEGQRLQDVIAPEVFARIHPHLEKAFAGETAVFENRIDGPDGMQFRHTTIAPESVTALGVAAVVLFAYDLTALKRIEQELAQQKAHLASVVNAMPDMVFMKDTNGVYLSVNPVFERFAGHPESQIVGFSDFDLVAPADAERFRKYDQRAMQAWQPLVYEETLTFAEDGYQGQFETIKTPIRDLHGRVTGLLGVCRDITDRKRAEQEIERLAFYDALTGLPNRRLLLDRLQRSLAACQRTKNLGALLFIDLDNFKDLNDTLGHDMGDQLLSQVATRLVGSVREADTVARFGGDEFVVMLEALAPDLQNAATQAETVAEKLLASLNQPFDLDGAQHYSTPSIGITLFGDERLTVDELLKRADLAMYQAKAAGRNTQRFFDPDMQAAVNARSNLEADLRQGLARGELLVHYQPVVDHHARLLGAEALVRWRHPQRGMISPGDFIPLAEQTGLILPLGQYVLQTACEQLQRWSQHPDTAHLSISVNVSARQFRQPGFVAEVLQTLKNHNADPRQLKLELTESLLLGDIEDTIARMVQLKSEGVGFALDDFGTGYSSLSYLKRLPLDQVKIDQSFVRDVLTDPNDAAIVRTILALAKSLDLEVVAEGVETTGQLSFLRLHGCEGFQGYLFGRPGPAELFEREHLPGHSARPPAALLAQQGPHP, encoded by the coding sequence ATGCCCCCTCCCAACAGACCTCCGACAGTGCGCGTGCCCTGGTCGGACGCGCCCGCCATCACCGTGGTGCTGGTCGTGGCGGTGCTTGCGCTGGTGGTGCTGCCACTGGCTCAAATGCTGGGAGATGGGGTTGGCACACAGCATGGGCTGGAGCCGTTTTTGGAGCTCGTGGCGGTGCTGCTGGGGCTGCTGGTGGTGTCGGTCTCCTTGCACGCCCTGGAGGCGCCGGAGCAGGCGCGTGCCAATGTACTGGTGGTGGGTTTCGGCATAGCGGCGGCCTGTAATTTTCTGCACGGGGTCCTGGCGCATTCCGGTGATGCACAGATGCCGTCGGGCAATGCCGACATATCTCTGTGGCTGAGCACCTGGGCGCGCGTGGCCGAGGTCTTGACGCTGGGCCTGACCGCGACGCGCCTGTCGGCTCCGGGCCCTAGCCGCGCCTGGCTGGCAGTGGCTGGGGGCGTCACGCTGGTGCTGGCGGGCTCGTCGCTCGGCCCCCTGCCGCAGTGGTTTGCGCATGCCGCGGAGGGAGCCCTGCGCCAGGCCGTGGCCGCAGGTCTTGCCCTGGCACTGGGTGCCTGCGCGGTATTGCTGCACCGGCGCAGCCGCCGCGAGGAGTTTCCGCGCGAGCGCCTGTTCGCCTGGGCGGCCACCGCGTTCGTGGGTGGCGAGGTCACCGTGGGTGTTTTCGGCGGACATTCAACGCTGGGCGGGGTACTGGCCCATGGTTTTCGGGTGGTGGCCTACGCGTTGCTGTACCAGGCGGTGTTTGAAGCGGGCATCCGCCGCCCGTTTGCGCGCATCCAGGAGGCTGAGAGCCGGTTGCGCGAGAGCGAGGGCCGTCTGTCGTTGCTGGGGCGCAACCTGCCGCACAGCGTGTTGTTCCAGATCGTGCGCGAGTTGGATGGCCGCGTGCATTGTGTGCACATGGGCGAAGCCATCGAGCGGCTCAATGGGGTGAGTGCCGAAGACGTGCTGCGGGACGCGGGTGTGCTGTACCGGCAGATCCTCCCGGAAGACCTTGACCGGCTCCGCCAGGCCGAGCGCCAGTCCTACCTGTCCATGACCAGTCTGGAGGCGGTTTTTCGGTTGCGGCGCACCGATGGCCAGGTGCGCTGGATGCACCTGAGTTCGTCGCCGCGCCGACTGCAGGACGGCCGGGTGCTGTGGGACGGCGTGCAAACGGACATCACCGCCCACCACCAGGCCGAAGAGGCCGCGCACGCCCAGCAGGCACTGATGGCCAATACGCTGCGCCATGTGCCCGGCGGTGTGTCGCGGATTGACCGTGACCTGCGCGTCCTGTACGTCAACGAACAGCAGGCACGCTGGCTGTACACCACGCCGCAGGCCCTGGAAGGCCAGCGGCTGCAGGACGTGATTGCGCCCGAAGTGTTTGCACGCATCCATCCGCACCTGGAAAAAGCCTTTGCGGGCGAGACGGCGGTGTTTGAAAACCGCATCGACGGCCCCGACGGCATGCAGTTTCGCCACACCACCATCGCGCCCGAAAGCGTGACTGCCCTGGGGGTGGCGGCCGTGGTGCTGTTTGCCTACGACTTGACGGCGCTCAAGCGCATCGAGCAGGAGCTGGCCCAGCAAAAGGCGCACCTGGCCAGCGTGGTCAATGCCATGCCGGACATGGTGTTCATGAAAGATACCAACGGGGTGTACCTGTCGGTCAACCCGGTGTTCGAGCGTTTTGCGGGCCACCCGGAGAGCCAGATTGTGGGCTTTAGCGATTTCGACCTGGTGGCACCCGCCGACGCCGAGCGCTTTCGCAAGTACGACCAGCGTGCCATGCAGGCCTGGCAACCGCTGGTGTACGAAGAAACGCTCACTTTTGCGGAGGACGGCTACCAGGGGCAGTTCGAGACCATCAAGACGCCCATCCGCGACCTGCATGGCCGCGTGACGGGTCTGCTGGGCGTGTGCCGTGACATCACAGACCGCAAGCGAGCAGAGCAAGAGATCGAACGCCTGGCGTTCTACGACGCCCTCACCGGTCTGCCCAACCGCCGCCTGCTGCTAGATCGCCTGCAACGCTCCCTGGCCGCCTGCCAGCGCACCAAGAACCTCGGCGCTCTGCTGTTCATCGACCTCGATAACTTCAAGGACCTCAACGACACCCTGGGCCACGACATGGGCGACCAGCTCCTGTCCCAGGTCGCCACCCGCCTGGTGGGCAGCGTGCGCGAAGCCGACACCGTCGCCCGCTTTGGCGGCGACGAATTCGTCGTCATGCTCGAAGCCCTGGCCCCCGACCTGCAAAACGCCGCCACCCAGGCAGAAACCGTGGCCGAGAAACTCCTGGCCAGCCTGAACCAGCCCTTTGACTTGGACGGCGCCCAGCACTACAGCACCCCCAGCATCGGCATCACCCTCTTTGGCGACGAACGCCTCACGGTGGACGAACTGCTCAAACGCGCCGACCTGGCCATGTACCAGGCCAAAGCCGCAGGGCGCAACACCCAGCGCTTCTTCGACCCCGACATGCAGGCGGCGGTGAACGCCCGCTCCAACCTCGAAGCCGACCTGCGCCAGGGCCTGGCCCGGGGCGAGTTGCTCGTGCACTACCAGCCCGTCGTGGACCACCACGCCCGCCTCCTGGGCGCAGAAGCCCTCGTGCGCTGGCGCCACCCCCAGCGCGGCATGATCAGCCCCGGCGACTTCATCCCCCTGGCAGAACAGACCGGCCTCATCCTCCCCCTGGGCCAATACGTGCTCCAGACCGCCTGCGAACAACTGCAGCGCTGGAGCCAACACCCAGACACCGCCCACCTGTCTATCTCCGTGAACGTCAGCGCCCGCCAATTCCGCCAACCCGGCTTCGTGGCCGAAGTGCTGCAAACCCTCAAGAACCACAACGCAGACCCCCGGCAACTCAAGCTCGAACTCACCGAAAGCCTGCTGCTGGGAGACATCGAAGACACCATTGCACGCATGGTGCAACTCAAAAGCGAAGGCGTGGGCTTTGCGCTCGACGACTTCGGCACCGGCTACTCGTCCCTGTCCTACCTCAAGCGCCTGCCACTGGACCAGGTGAAGATCGACCAGAGCTTCGTGCGGGACGTGCTGACAGACCCGAACGACGCGGCGATTGTTCGGACCATCCTGGCGCTGGCCAAGAGCCTGGACCTGGAGGTGGTGGCGGAGGGGGTGGAGACGACAGGGCAGCTGAGCTTTCTGAGGCTGCATGGGTGTGAGGGGTTCCAGGGGTATCTGTTTGGGAGACCCGGGCCTGCGGAGTTGTTTGAGCGTGAACATCTGCCCGGACACTCGGCACGGCCGCCGGCGGCACTCCTTGCACAACAGGGGCCGCATCCATGA
- a CDS encoding bifunctional diguanylate cyclase/phosphodiesterase has translation MNGVGILWVDIDTQHAAAARRLMAARYPDWRVVNSPTPETAKAPLASQAWGAVVLCLKPTDQELPGLLELCAGRPVLMCIDAAQEALAARAFRCGLGDYVLREADGAAHLSELLNRLVALVQGAKGQGQPVRMVDARIWQEALTMLQEQRSALQATLGSMSQGIFKTGPDGRITVYNERVLELLNLPESLMATRPTLADLTRVQAERGDFGEGYRLVDRRGHDYVAQGAVAPAPALYWRTTRDGRTFEVRTTSLADGSLVRTFADVSDYVRVENELRESESRFRSLSDLSSDWYWEHDAEGRFVQLAGDLSVNGIPLSDVMGRTRWEIGALNMTDVDWAAHRAVLAAHQPFRDLELQRRRADGSMHWISVSGVPVFGANGALRGYRGVGRDITERKQVESQIERLAFYDSLTGLPNRRLLVDRLQHATLAVARSDTQGALLFIDLDNFKDLNDTLGHDTGDQLLLQVAQRLKGCVRESDTVARFGGDEFVVLVEGLSPDPAHASAEAALVASHIATTLGKPYALGDASHHSTPSIGIALFGQQTVSVDELLKHADLAMYQAKAAGRNTQRFFDPDMQAAVSNRSALEADLRRGLQEKELVLYYQPVVDGKGRLQGAEALVRWRHPRRGMVSPAEFIPLAEQTGLILPLGQWVLETACAQLVAWSRSSLTRQFFLSVNVSVRQFRQPDFVEQVLGVLDATGANPERLKLELTESLLMADVEDVIARMEHLRRYGVGFSLDDFGTGYSSLSYLKRLPLDQLKIDQGFVRDLQTDPNDAAIVRTILALADSLDLAVVAEGVETTGQLEFLQRYGCKAFQGYLFGRPMPAEVLERALRPAL, from the coding sequence ATGAACGGCGTGGGCATCCTGTGGGTGGACATCGATACTCAGCATGCGGCGGCTGCACGGCGGCTCATGGCGGCGCGCTACCCCGACTGGCGCGTGGTCAACAGCCCCACGCCCGAAACTGCCAAAGCGCCTCTGGCCAGCCAGGCCTGGGGCGCCGTGGTGCTGTGCCTCAAGCCCACCGACCAGGAGCTACCGGGCTTGCTGGAGCTGTGTGCGGGCCGTCCGGTGCTGATGTGCATCGACGCAGCGCAAGAGGCCCTGGCTGCGCGCGCGTTTCGTTGCGGGCTGGGCGACTACGTGCTGCGCGAGGCCGATGGCGCGGCGCACCTGAGCGAGCTGCTGAACCGCCTGGTGGCGCTGGTGCAGGGCGCCAAAGGGCAGGGCCAGCCCGTGCGCATGGTGGACGCCCGCATCTGGCAGGAGGCGCTGACCATGCTGCAGGAGCAGCGCTCGGCACTGCAGGCCACGCTGGGCAGCATGAGCCAGGGCATCTTCAAGACCGGGCCCGACGGCCGCATCACCGTCTACAACGAGCGGGTGCTGGAGCTGCTGAACCTGCCCGAGTCGCTGATGGCCACGCGCCCCACGCTGGCCGACCTGACGCGCGTGCAGGCCGAGCGCGGGGACTTCGGCGAGGGGTACCGCCTGGTGGACCGGCGCGGGCACGACTACGTGGCCCAGGGCGCTGTGGCCCCCGCCCCGGCCTTGTACTGGCGCACCACGCGCGATGGCCGTACCTTCGAGGTGCGCACCACCTCGCTGGCTGACGGCAGCCTGGTGCGCACGTTTGCCGATGTGAGCGACTACGTGCGTGTGGAAAACGAGCTGCGCGAGAGCGAGTCACGCTTCCGGTCGCTGAGCGACCTGTCGTCCGATTGGTACTGGGAGCACGACGCCGAGGGCCGCTTCGTGCAGCTGGCAGGGGACCTGAGCGTGAACGGCATCCCGCTGTCGGATGTGATGGGGCGCACGCGCTGGGAGATCGGCGCCCTGAACATGACCGACGTCGACTGGGCTGCGCACCGCGCCGTGCTGGCGGCACACCAGCCGTTCCGCGACCTGGAGCTGCAACGCCGACGCGCCGACGGCAGCATGCATTGGATCTCAGTCAGCGGTGTACCCGTGTTTGGTGCCAATGGCGCCCTGCGTGGCTACCGGGGCGTGGGCCGCGACATCACCGAGCGCAAGCAGGTCGAGAGCCAGATCGAACGCCTGGCATTTTATGACTCACTGACTGGCCTGCCCAACCGCCGCCTGCTGGTGGACCGGCTGCAACACGCCACGCTGGCGGTGGCGCGTTCTGACACCCAGGGCGCGCTGCTTTTCATCGACCTCGACAATTTCAAGGACCTCAACGACACCTTGGGCCATGACACCGGCGACCAGCTGCTGCTGCAGGTGGCGCAGCGCCTGAAAGGCTGCGTGCGGGAGTCCGACACCGTGGCCCGTTTTGGGGGCGACGAGTTCGTGGTGCTGGTGGAGGGTCTCAGCCCCGACCCCGCCCACGCCAGCGCCGAGGCCGCTCTGGTGGCCAGCCACATCGCCACTACGCTCGGCAAGCCGTATGCGCTGGGCGATGCCAGCCACCACAGTACGCCCAGCATCGGCATTGCGCTGTTTGGCCAGCAGACCGTGAGCGTGGACGAGCTGCTCAAACATGCGGACCTGGCCATGTACCAGGCCAAGGCGGCGGGGCGCAACACCCAGCGCTTCTTCGACCCCGACATGCAGGCGGCCGTGAGCAACCGCTCGGCCCTGGAGGCCGACCTGCGCCGGGGCTTGCAGGAGAAGGAGCTGGTGCTGTACTACCAGCCCGTGGTGGACGGCAAAGGCCGCTTGCAGGGCGCCGAGGCCCTGGTGCGCTGGCGCCACCCGCGCCGGGGCATGGTGTCCCCCGCCGAATTCATTCCGCTGGCAGAGCAGACCGGGCTCATCCTGCCACTGGGCCAGTGGGTGCTGGAGACTGCCTGCGCACAGCTGGTGGCCTGGTCGCGCAGCTCGCTCACCCGGCAGTTCTTCCTGTCGGTGAACGTGAGCGTGCGGCAGTTCCGTCAGCCCGACTTTGTGGAGCAGGTGCTGGGCGTGCTGGATGCCACGGGCGCCAACCCGGAGCGCCTGAAGCTCGAACTCACCGAGAGCCTGTTGATGGCCGATGTCGAGGACGTGATTGCCCGCATGGAGCACCTGCGCCGCTACGGCGTGGGCTTCTCGCTCGACGACTTTGGCACGGGCTATTCCAGCCTGAGCTACCTCAAGCGGCTGCCGCTCGACCAGCTCAAGATCGACCAGGGCTTTGTGCGCGATCTGCAGACCGACCCCAATGATGCTGCCATTGTGCGCACCATCCTGGCCCTGGCCGACAGCCTGGACCTGGCGGTGGTGGCCGAGGGCGTGGAGACCACGGGCCAGCTGGAGTTTCTGCAGCGCTACGGCTGCAAGGCCTTTCAGGGCTACCTGTTTGGCCGGCCCATGCCTGCCGAAGTGCTGGAGCGGGCACTGCGGCCTGCGCTATGA